Within the Pseudomonas oryzae genome, the region ATGGCATCGCCGAGGAATTCCAGTCGCTCGTTGTTGCGACCGGCAAAACTGCGGTGGGTCAGGGCCAGGATCATCAGACCCTGGTCCTGGAATTTGTAGCCGAGCTGACGCTCGAGCCGATCAAGCGGATTGCTCACGGGGCTCTGACACGATATTCGCGGTCGAAGTGGACGACCAGGTCAAGGTTCTCGATCAGCGGCTCGCGCTTCTCGTATTTGAGATGGACATAGAACTCGTTGTTCTCCATACGCACGTCCATCACCTTGCGCAGGTCGAGATCACGGATGTTGTTGACCTGAGTTGCACGCTCAATGTGCGAAAAGAATTCACCGGGCGTGCGAAGATCCAGGGCTTTTTCATTTTCGACGCCCGTAATGCTCTTCTGCAGCGCGAAGAAATCGAAGTAGTGCGGCAGGACCTTGAACGCGGTGCTGGCCAGGAAAGCCACCACGGCCAGGACTACCAGCCAGCTCAACATCGACAACCCTTGCTGCGAA harbors:
- a CDS encoding DUF4845 domain-containing protein, which produces MRFARSQQGLSMLSWLVVLAVVAFLASTAFKVLPHYFDFFALQKSITGVENEKALDLRTPGEFFSHIERATQVNNIRDLDLRKVMDVRMENNEFYVHLKYEKREPLIENLDLVVHFDREYRVRAP